One Brachyspira pilosicoli P43/6/78 genomic window carries:
- a CDS encoding DUF5312 family protein, producing MNVLDYIKYNFFNIRTPSLVEKVRLQEYAARIQNNKYHFVDLKTGALTDTLAKFVFDMYKVIGPLLHSLKEEFIIKDGKQFSYYLIEVSFNDEMKNLYLTLNKEYMTEKLKSGEKINNVFNDVKDNFSKFKKFISSDNGREINLTFNLLKDFAAISNFDFFLFLRAFCPSFVDGAYNSNPTFKSTSNIQVVDDLIRLDEAVKSIVIRKELASALKIFQKYIGVPEIPENNIKTFLARVKYLQTPNLLSDIIIYLLKDFTYKSPSNSSNVNIFVNYITDCTNNLKKDMNEIVSEIKANKITTMREKTFSGIEIMKMSNINDDKNELLEKYECNTFTCIEPLEYIKTFVVEIFDIKYKSPLNDMFLGVDFVNKERNSMGLDAFYTLNDSNTEIVNFDAQLSPESENFKRFKGWTITKNKALTSRELIEAMVKKLDDEGNKIIINAYNSVLDLTSIVKNVIEDYNNGTKNEILNANKIPTLEKFNLNIAKEMLDDFENFISLLKNFVR from the coding sequence ATGAATGTTTTAGATTATATAAAATACAATTTCTTTAATATAAGAACTCCAAGCTTGGTAGAAAAAGTGCGTTTGCAGGAATATGCTGCAAGAATACAAAATAATAAGTATCATTTTGTAGATTTAAAAACAGGTGCTCTAACAGATACGCTTGCTAAGTTTGTATTTGATATGTATAAAGTAATTGGACCATTATTACACTCTTTAAAAGAAGAGTTTATTATTAAAGATGGCAAACAATTTTCATATTATTTAATAGAAGTATCATTTAATGATGAAATGAAAAACTTGTATCTCACGCTTAACAAAGAATATATGACAGAAAAATTAAAAAGCGGAGAAAAAATTAATAACGTATTTAATGATGTAAAAGATAATTTCAGTAAGTTTAAAAAGTTTATTAGCAGCGATAATGGAAGAGAAATAAATTTAACTTTTAATTTGCTTAAAGACTTTGCAGCTATATCAAATTTTGATTTCTTTTTATTTTTAAGAGCTTTTTGTCCTTCTTTTGTAGATGGTGCATATAATTCTAATCCTACATTCAAAAGTACATCAAACATTCAGGTAGTAGATGACTTAATAAGATTAGATGAAGCTGTAAAAAGTATAGTAATAAGAAAAGAATTGGCTAGTGCTTTAAAAATATTTCAAAAATACATAGGTGTTCCTGAAATACCTGAAAATAATATAAAAACTTTTTTGGCTAGAGTAAAATATTTGCAAACACCAAATTTATTGAGTGATATTATTATTTATCTGCTAAAAGATTTTACATATAAATCTCCATCAAACTCATCTAACGTAAATATATTTGTAAACTACATAACAGACTGCACTAATAATCTAAAAAAAGATATGAATGAAATAGTATCAGAAATAAAAGCTAATAAAATTACCACTATGAGAGAAAAGACTTTTAGCGGAATAGAAATAATGAAGATGAGTAATATTAATGATGATAAAAATGAGCTTTTAGAAAAATATGAGTGCAATACTTTTACTTGTATAGAGCCTTTAGAGTATATAAAAACTTTTGTTGTAGAGATATTCGATATAAAATATAAATCTCCTTTAAATGATATGTTTTTGGGTGTAGATTTTGTTAATAAAGAAAGAAATTCTATGGGGCTTGATGCATTTTATACTTTAAACGATTCTAATACAGAAATTGTTAATTTTGATGCACAATTAAGCCCAGAATCTGAAAACTTCAAAAGATTTAAAGGCTGGACTATTACAAAAAATAAGGCCTTAACAAGCAGAGAATTAATAGAAGCTATGGTAAAAAAGTTAGATGATGAAGGCAACAAGATTATTATTAATGCCTACAATTCTGTATTAGATTTAACAAGCATAGTAAAAAATGTTATAGAAGATTATAATAACGGCACTAAAAATGAGATTCTTAATGCTAATAAAATACCTACTTTAGAAAAATTCAATTTAAATATAGCTAAAGAGATGCTTGATGATTTTGAAAACTTTATATCATTATTAAAAAACTTTGTAAGGTAA
- a CDS encoding transglycosylase domain-containing protein: protein MISATGGIILSLYVGNIYKDWVSKRDQSMAMLEEYYNIIVIRGNEKRIRYFNPLNPFGDSPPTKIYDKNNILIGEYMPPAYEVVNVDDINPLLEKTLLLMEDQKFYSHKGINYFRSAYLAIQTVLTRKIVGGGSTLTQQLAKLLFTKSERTIERKLFEMFAAREIEAKYTKKEILAMYFNTVYLGDGNYGFEAAANYYFQKPLRQCRLLEFAIMVGMLPNPTYYSIVNNPDNSRKKVEQILSRLVKNKIIDEETKKAELELFDQKYTNISKQVKGAQWKMTVNRTPYANEYVRQELLNYFNKDELALSGLKIYTTINERYYRVADAVMKEKIRNLQASTSNRSYQGAMVSIDPKTGGILVMIGGDGYTLQNQFNRAVQAKRQIGSVIKPFIYLYAFEGGAQPFSTMLDTNYSYPQGPGKPAYSPRNFNRRYMGEITLETALTKSINTVAVKLLNDIGLAYFVDHAREFFGNDAYIPNALSIGLGTIEMSPLDLATAYGGLANNGTRYNNYIVDKVIDIDGNELSVTALADRTPKKISSTSQASYYFLNSTLQKVIAPGGTAYRSASTYGFQSPSYSAKTGTTSEHRDNWFVAYNDEIVTVAWIGSDRNDVLPNNVTGGATTALATFQYLDAITPVNKREFHWKVPEDVFIVEICQDSGLPRNHTCVNTTPLTVGGNIDLSTQCNIDHIRSGTRRNNNNNATNMADDEEEYYYPPLDENNNYTNENTNTENNNNIYTLPEEVIYDPTVGNIRS, encoded by the coding sequence TTGATTTCTGCAACTGGCGGTATAATACTTAGTCTTTATGTAGGAAATATATATAAAGACTGGGTTTCTAAGAGAGACCAAAGTATGGCCATGCTTGAGGAATACTATAATATAATAGTAATAAGAGGAAATGAAAAGAGAATAAGATATTTTAACCCTCTAAATCCTTTTGGTGATTCTCCTCCTACAAAGATTTATGATAAAAACAATATACTCATAGGGGAATATATGCCTCCTGCTTATGAGGTTGTAAATGTTGATGATATTAATCCGCTTTTAGAAAAAACGCTTCTTTTAATGGAAGACCAGAAATTTTATTCGCATAAGGGTATAAATTATTTTAGGTCTGCATATTTGGCAATACAAACTGTTTTAACTAGGAAGATAGTAGGCGGAGGTTCAACACTTACACAGCAATTAGCAAAATTGTTATTTACAAAAAGTGAAAGAACAATAGAGAGAAAATTGTTTGAGATGTTTGCGGCAAGAGAGATAGAGGCTAAATATACAAAAAAAGAAATACTTGCTATGTATTTTAATACTGTTTACTTGGGTGATGGAAATTATGGTTTTGAGGCAGCTGCTAATTATTATTTTCAAAAACCTTTAAGGCAATGCAGATTATTAGAGTTTGCCATAATGGTTGGTATGCTTCCAAACCCTACATATTACTCTATAGTAAATAATCCAGACAACAGCAGAAAAAAAGTTGAGCAGATTTTATCAAGACTTGTTAAAAATAAAATTATAGATGAAGAAACTAAAAAGGCAGAATTAGAATTATTTGACCAAAAATATACAAACATAAGCAAGCAGGTAAAAGGTGCTCAGTGGAAAATGACTGTAAACAGAACACCCTATGCTAATGAATATGTAAGACAAGAATTATTAAACTATTTCAATAAAGATGAACTTGCTTTGTCTGGTCTTAAAATATACACAACAATAAATGAAAGATATTACAGAGTGGCAGATGCTGTGATGAAAGAAAAAATAAGAAATCTTCAAGCATCTACTTCCAACAGAAGCTATCAAGGAGCAATGGTTTCTATAGACCCAAAAACAGGCGGTATACTTGTAATGATAGGCGGTGACGGATACACTTTGCAAAATCAGTTTAATAGGGCAGTGCAGGCAAAAAGACAAATAGGAAGTGTAATAAAGCCTTTTATATATTTGTATGCATTTGAAGGAGGTGCTCAGCCTTTTTCTACTATGCTTGATACAAATTACAGCTATCCTCAAGGACCAGGGAAACCTGCATATTCTCCTAGAAACTTTAATAGAAGATATATGGGTGAAATTACTTTAGAAACTGCTTTAACAAAATCTATCAATACAGTTGCTGTTAAATTATTAAATGATATTGGTCTTGCTTATTTTGTTGATCATGCGAGGGAGTTTTTTGGAAATGATGCCTATATACCAAATGCATTATCTATTGGTTTGGGTACTATAGAGATGAGTCCTTTAGATTTGGCTACTGCTTACGGCGGGCTTGCTAATAATGGTACAAGATACAATAATTATATAGTAGATAAAGTAATAGATATAGACGGAAATGAATTAAGTGTAACTGCTCTTGCAGATAGAACTCCTAAAAAAATAAGCTCAACTTCACAGGCATCATATTATTTTTTAAACTCTACTCTTCAAAAAGTAATAGCTCCAGGAGGTACAGCATACAGAAGTGCTAGTACTTATGGTTTTCAAAGTCCTTCATATTCTGCTAAAACAGGTACTACTAGCGAGCATAGAGATAACTGGTTTGTTGCTTATAATGATGAGATTGTAACTGTTGCTTGGATTGGAAGCGACAGAAATGATGTTCTTCCTAATAATGTTACTGGAGGAGCTACTACTGCTTTGGCTACATTTCAATATTTAGATGCAATTACTCCTGTAAATAAAAGAGAGTTTCATTGGAAAGTGCCTGAAGATGTATTTATTGTAGAGATTTGTCAAGATTCTGGACTTCCTAGAAATCATACTTGTGTTAATACTACTCCTCTTACTGTTGGAGGAAATATTGACCTTAGTACTCAATGTAATATTGACCATATAAGAAGCGGTACTAGAAGAAATAATAACAATAATGCAACTAATATGGCAGATGATGAAGAAGAATATTATTATCCTCCATTAGATGAAAATAATAATTATACAAATGAAAACACTAATACAGAAAATAATAATAATATTTATACACTTCCAGAAGAAGTAATATATGATCCTACTGTTGGTAATATAAGAAGCTAA
- a CDS encoding PTS ascorbate transporter subunit IIC has translation MVLKFLVDLLSQASILVALFTMVGLILLKKPINEIIAGSMKSLIGFILLGAGATVITTSLAPFGNMVEVAFNVQGVVPNNEAIVSLALTKYGTQVSMVMILSMIFHIIIAKFSPLKFIFLTGHHIFYMGVMITVILAVAGLSGVTLIIAASLINALAMSISPLLSYWAMPKVIGDSTSQVALGHFSNVTYSISALIGKIVGGNSPSVEDLKLPKGLSFMRDNILAIALTMSIIYIIVAIAAGSAYIEKELSNGQNYLVFALIQGVTFAAGVSVVLSGVRMILGEIIPAFKGISEKIVPNAIPALDCPVVFPYAPNAVLIGFITSFIGGLVGLAILGAVGGVLIIPGVVPHFFVGATAGVFGNATGGRRGCIIGSFINGLLLAFLPIILLPILGDLGFQNTTFSDADFVAVGGIIGFITSLIK, from the coding sequence ATGGTATTAAAATTTTTAGTTGACTTACTTAGCCAAGCTTCAATACTTGTAGCTTTATTTACTATGGTAGGTCTTATTCTATTAAAAAAGCCTATTAATGAAATAATAGCAGGTTCTATGAAATCTTTAATAGGTTTTATTTTGCTTGGTGCTGGTGCTACAGTTATTACAACTTCATTAGCTCCTTTTGGAAATATGGTAGAGGTTGCTTTTAATGTTCAAGGTGTTGTGCCAAATAATGAGGCTATAGTATCTTTAGCATTAACAAAGTATGGTACTCAAGTTTCTATGGTTATGATACTTTCTATGATATTCCATATAATCATAGCTAAATTCTCACCATTGAAATTTATATTCTTAACAGGTCACCATATATTCTACATGGGTGTAATGATTACAGTTATATTAGCAGTAGCAGGTTTAAGCGGTGTTACTCTTATAATAGCTGCTTCTTTAATAAATGCTCTTGCTATGAGTATTTCTCCTTTATTAAGCTATTGGGCTATGCCTAAAGTTATAGGAGACAGCACTAGTCAGGTTGCTTTAGGTCACTTCTCTAATGTTACTTATAGTATTTCTGCTCTTATTGGTAAAATAGTGGGAGGAAATTCTCCTTCTGTTGAGGATTTAAAATTACCTAAAGGTTTAAGCTTCATGAGAGACAATATACTTGCTATAGCTTTAACTATGTCTATTATTTATATCATAGTTGCTATTGCTGCAGGAAGTGCTTATATAGAAAAAGAATTATCTAATGGTCAGAATTATTTAGTATTTGCTCTTATACAGGGTGTTACTTTTGCTGCTGGTGTTTCTGTTGTATTATCTGGTGTTAGAATGATATTAGGTGAAATTATTCCTGCTTTCAAAGGTATATCTGAAAAGATTGTTCCTAATGCTATACCTGCTTTGGATTGTCCTGTAGTATTCCCTTATGCTCCTAATGCTGTTTTAATAGGATTTATTACAAGCTTTATAGGCGGATTAGTTGGTTTAGCTATACTTGGTGCTGTAGGCGGCGTTTTAATTATACCTGGTGTTGTACCGCATTTCTTTGTTGGTGCTACTGCTGGTGTATTTGGTAATGCTACTGGCGGAAGAAGAGGCTGTATTATAGGTTCTTTCATTAATGGTCTTCTTCTTGCTTTCCTTCCTATTATATTACTTCCTATACTTGGAGATTTAGGTTTCCAAAATACTACTTTCAGCGATGCTGACTTTGTAGCTGTGGGCGGTATTATAGGATTTATCACTAGCTTGATAAAATAA
- a CDS encoding lysylphosphatidylglycerol synthase transmembrane domain-containing protein, which produces MYKKYKTAINITIGIIISIACLYFAFRGIDIKGSIEVVKNINVTYFIISLILSVVIIALRGLRWECFIPLKKPIKKRTVVMATYIGFMANNILPAKLGEVARAYILGIKEDVSKSALIASVVTERLFDVITGGVILTISVAFIPNLPKTVTYAAIALFVVSIVGFLVLMFLVWQKDFAHKVFHKVFGILPQKIGSKLIEFSCNFIDGIGFKNDPKHIFLIFFYTILYLIGQIFTIGFLLSAFNIKASPIIALFVFAIGGFGFAVPSAPSGIGPFEWAIIFGLSLIGVEKTVAAPYALVYHMMGIVPITIVGFIFLFIMGINLKDATAQKE; this is translated from the coding sequence ATGTATAAAAAATATAAAACAGCTATTAATATCACTATTGGTATAATTATAAGTATTGCATGTTTATACTTTGCTTTTAGAGGCATTGATATAAAAGGCTCTATTGAAGTAGTAAAAAATATTAATGTAACATATTTTATTATATCTTTAATACTCAGTGTAGTTATAATTGCTTTAAGAGGTTTAAGATGGGAATGTTTTATACCTTTAAAAAAACCCATTAAAAAAAGAACTGTAGTAATGGCTACATATATAGGTTTTATGGCTAATAATATACTTCCTGCTAAACTTGGTGAAGTTGCACGTGCTTATATATTAGGAATTAAAGAAGATGTTAGTAAATCTGCTTTAATAGCCTCTGTTGTTACAGAGAGATTATTTGATGTTATTACCGGCGGAGTTATACTTACTATTTCTGTGGCATTTATTCCAAATTTGCCAAAAACTGTGACTTATGCTGCAATTGCTTTATTTGTTGTATCTATTGTTGGTTTTTTGGTGTTAATGTTTTTAGTATGGCAGAAAGATTTTGCTCATAAAGTTTTTCACAAAGTGTTTGGAATACTGCCTCAAAAAATTGGCTCAAAATTAATAGAGTTCTCTTGCAATTTTATAGATGGTATAGGTTTTAAAAATGACCCTAAACATATATTTTTAATATTTTTCTATACAATTCTTTATCTTATAGGTCAAATATTTACTATAGGTTTTTTACTATCAGCTTTTAATATAAAGGCTTCCCCAATAATAGCATTATTTGTATTTGCTATTGGAGGCTTTGGTTTTGCTGTACCTTCTGCACCTTCTGGAATAGGACCTTTTGAATGGGCTATTATTTTTGGGCTTTCATTGATAGGTGTTGAAAAAACAGTAGCTGCTCCTTATGCTTTAGTTTATCATATGATGGGTATTGTACCTATTACTATAGTTGGATTTATATTCCTATTTATTATGGGTATTAATCTAAAAGATGCTACTGCTCAAAAAGAATAA
- a CDS encoding DUF4241 domain-containing protein, whose amino-acid sequence MQVSKEWLEKYSKIKNMLKAQDNLEEAFTKKEINDAKLEILDLGEVNIESGKIVVCDPLAYLDEESLSFIQEIKPNKYKVFAGVLEDEERYAIVKLQISDKAPKYYDLALTGVEELEHVEDGDFFGFPVDAGMACICDYNALNDFIKFEDKLIESKGDDYNRYDDLFAGLLEDNAKKYPKYQSEYGDWLNFNIPESKYNIVLFQSGYGDGFYPSYFAYDDNDEICALYIVFIDLFADD is encoded by the coding sequence ATGCAAGTTTCTAAAGAGTGGCTTGAAAAATATTCTAAAATAAAAAATATGCTAAAAGCACAAGATAATTTAGAAGAAGCATTCACAAAAAAAGAAATAAATGATGCAAAATTAGAAATATTAGATTTAGGCGAAGTTAATATAGAAAGCGGAAAAATTGTAGTATGCGACCCATTGGCATATTTAGATGAAGAATCTTTATCATTTATACAAGAAATAAAACCCAATAAATATAAAGTATTTGCCGGTGTTTTAGAAGATGAAGAGAGATACGCTATTGTAAAACTTCAAATATCAGACAAAGCACCTAAATATTATGATTTGGCATTAACTGGTGTAGAAGAGTTAGAACATGTAGAAGATGGAGATTTTTTTGGATTTCCTGTGGATGCTGGTATGGCTTGTATATGTGATTATAATGCTCTTAATGATTTTATAAAGTTTGAAGATAAATTAATAGAATCAAAGGGAGATGATTATAATAGATATGATGATTTATTTGCAGGTCTATTAGAAGATAATGCTAAAAAATATCCTAAATATCAAAGTGAATATGGTGATTGGCTTAATTTTAATATACCAGAAAGCAAATACAATATAGTTTTATTTCAAAGCGGATATGGAGATGGTTTTTATCCTTCATATTTTGCTTATGATGATAATGATGAAATTTGTGCTTTATATATTGTTTTTATAGATTTATTCGCTGATGATTAA
- a CDS encoding bifunctional ornithine acetyltransferase/N-acetylglutamate synthase yields the protein MYNMPKGFSSAAIKAGLKNNDYDLAIIKSELPSTVSALYTQNKLQAAPIQFSKNNDKNKIELLIVNSKSANSLTGKKGYQDVLDIAKHSSDVFKCKKENIMMASTGIIGIPLEVEKIKNAITNSKLNTGFDENIIKAIQTRDRIDKVYKTQLQIEDKTANFLAIAKGSSIVHPNMATVLLFIFTDLNVEKKTLNKAFKYAVEHTLNRISIDGETSTNDMALIMANGALENKQINEKNKKLFLELQQKLEEICAVISKMILLDGEGMSKTIMVSVKKAKTQKDAFEIANKISKSNLVKILFISNEIEHRKLLSTIGNMNVNVDKMSITVDNINIYKNGKINENQDELKILNNSLNKDKNEHHIILDCGYNTKFEDYYYFTDISQEYISIHSSYNI from the coding sequence ATGTATAATATGCCTAAGGGATTTTCCTCTGCGGCAATAAAAGCTGGTCTAAAAAACAATGATTATGATTTAGCTATAATAAAAAGTGAATTGCCTAGCACAGTATCTGCATTATATACTCAAAATAAACTGCAAGCAGCTCCTATACAATTTTCTAAAAATAATGATAAAAATAAAATTGAATTATTAATAGTAAATAGCAAGTCTGCTAATTCTCTCACTGGAAAAAAAGGCTATCAAGATGTTTTAGATATAGCTAAACATTCAAGTGATGTTTTTAAATGCAAAAAAGAAAATATAATGATGGCTTCTACAGGCATTATAGGTATTCCTCTGGAAGTAGAAAAGATAAAAAATGCTATTACTAATTCTAAACTTAATACAGGCTTTGATGAAAATATTATAAAAGCAATTCAAACTAGAGATAGAATAGATAAAGTATATAAAACCCAATTACAAATAGAAGATAAAACAGCAAACTTTTTGGCAATAGCTAAAGGAAGCTCAATAGTTCACCCTAATATGGCTACTGTATTATTATTTATATTTACAGATTTGAATGTAGAAAAAAAGACATTAAATAAAGCATTTAAATATGCAGTAGAACATACATTAAACAGAATATCAATAGACGGTGAAACATCTACTAATGATATGGCTTTGATAATGGCAAATGGAGCATTAGAAAATAAACAAATTAATGAGAAAAATAAAAAGCTATTTTTAGAGCTTCAGCAAAAATTAGAAGAGATATGTGCTGTTATATCAAAGATGATACTATTAGACGGCGAAGGAATGAGCAAAACTATTATGGTATCTGTAAAAAAAGCAAAAACTCAAAAAGATGCCTTTGAAATAGCAAACAAAATATCAAAATCTAATCTTGTAAAAATTTTATTTATATCTAATGAAATAGAACATCGTAAATTATTATCAACTATAGGAAATATGAACGTTAATGTAGATAAAATGTCTATAACAGTAGATAATATTAATATTTACAAAAACGGCAAAATAAACGAAAATCAAGATGAACTAAAAATATTAAATAATAGTTTAAATAAAGATAAAAACGAACATCATATTATATTAGATTGCGGATACAATACAAAGTTTGAAGACTACTATTATTTTACAGATATAAGTCAGGAATATATATCAATACATTCAAGTTATAATATTTAG
- a CDS encoding glycosyltransferase family 8 protein, with protein sequence MKEYNICLCSDDNFTPYMEALIVSILKHSLDDEKFIFHIITLNFSDNSLKKIEYLKKIKDFEIKIHKPINLEKYTKWYNDKSGGKWSVHVFLKLDIPIILKDIERVLYIDSDMIVLGSLKEFFDSDMEGYYIGGVNDLNISKSHRNKLGIGYNTNYFNGGLILFNTKKYNEDNIPQKIEEYVNTHEKIFFLEQDILNYLLKDKIKYFSENYNFTSAIAKKHNNNIENVIIPHFTLVKPLYHNTPIFKNRFYYEFWKCFVETKSFKDESLKYAIILIDQNDPKIAGHNKLIDKLSWWIPFREMRNNFKIKYKRDIKEKFE encoded by the coding sequence ATGAAAGAATATAATATATGTCTTTGTTCAGATGATAATTTTACACCATATATGGAAGCATTGATTGTTTCTATACTAAAACATTCTTTAGATGATGAAAAGTTTATTTTTCATATTATAACTTTAAACTTCTCTGACAATTCTTTAAAAAAAATAGAGTATTTAAAAAAAATAAAAGATTTTGAAATAAAAATTCACAAACCTATAAATTTGGAAAAATACACAAAATGGTATAATGATAAATCTGGTGGAAAATGGAGTGTACATGTTTTTTTAAAACTTGATATACCAATTATTCTTAAAGATATAGAAAGGGTATTATATATAGATTCTGATATGATAGTTTTAGGAAGTTTAAAAGAATTTTTTGATTCTGATATGGAAGGATATTATATAGGCGGAGTTAATGATTTAAATATTAGTAAAAGTCACAGAAATAAATTAGGAATAGGATATAATACTAATTATTTTAATGGTGGTTTGATATTGTTTAATACTAAAAAATATAATGAAGATAATATTCCTCAAAAGATAGAAGAATATGTTAATACACATGAAAAAATATTTTTCTTAGAACAAGACATATTAAATTATTTACTTAAAGATAAAATCAAATATTTTAGTGAAAATTATAATTTTACTTCAGCTATAGCTAAAAAACATAATAATAATATAGAAAATGTTATAATTCCACATTTTACTTTAGTGAAACCGCTATATCATAATACGCCAATATTTAAAAATAGATTCTACTATGAATTTTGGAAATGTTTTGTAGAAACTAAAAGTTTTAAAGATGAAAGCTTAAAATATGCTATTATCTTAATTGATCAAAACGATCCTAAAATAGCAGGGCATAATAAACTTATAGATAAATTATCTTGGTGGATACCTTTCAGAGAAATGAGAAATAATTTTAAAATTAAATATAAAAGAGACATAAAAGAAAAATTTGAATAA
- a CDS encoding iron-containing alcohol dehydrogenase: protein MSRFTIPRDLYYGDNAMEELKNLKGYKKAIIVTGGSSMKRGGFLDKCEKILKDTGLEVKIFDGVEPDPSIETVYKGAEAMREFNPDVIVALGGGSALDAAKAMWVFYEYPEKKFDDIKTPFTMPKLRKKAIFAAIPSTSGTASEVTAFSVITDYSTNIKYPLADFEITPDIAILDYSIPMTMPETVSADTGMDALTHSIEAYVAGLRTDITDALAMKAIDMIVHNIEKAVKGDKEGRAKLHVAQCLAGMSFSNALLGIVHSLAHKTGAEFHITHGRCNAILLPYVIEYNSKVCADRFADIARMLKLSGNTDAELTASLVNKVKELNVKLGIKQTYKDNGVTEDHFKQKCDDIAKNAVADPCTGSNPRETDVANMKKVLEAAYYGNAVNF, encoded by the coding sequence ATGTCAAGATTTACAATTCCTAGAGATTTATACTATGGCGATAACGCTATGGAAGAATTAAAGAACTTAAAAGGTTATAAAAAAGCTATAATAGTTACAGGCGGTTCATCTATGAAAAGAGGTGGATTTCTTGATAAATGCGAAAAAATATTAAAAGACACTGGTTTAGAGGTTAAAATTTTTGACGGTGTTGAGCCAGACCCTTCTATAGAAACTGTTTATAAGGGTGCTGAGGCTATGAGAGAGTTTAATCCTGATGTAATAGTGGCATTAGGAGGCGGTTCTGCTCTTGATGCTGCTAAAGCTATGTGGGTGTTCTATGAATATCCTGAAAAGAAATTCGATGATATTAAAACACCTTTTACTATGCCTAAACTTAGAAAAAAAGCAATATTTGCTGCTATTCCTTCTACAAGCGGTACAGCTTCAGAAGTTACAGCTTTCTCAGTTATCACAGACTATTCTACTAACATTAAATACCCTTTAGCAGACTTTGAAATTACTCCAGACATTGCTATACTTGATTATTCTATTCCTATGACAATGCCTGAAACAGTTTCTGCTGATACTGGTATGGACGCTTTAACTCACTCTATAGAAGCTTATGTAGCAGGACTTAGAACTGATATAACTGATGCTTTAGCTATGAAAGCAATAGATATGATTGTTCATAATATAGAAAAAGCTGTTAAAGGAGATAAAGAAGGAAGAGCAAAACTACATGTTGCTCAATGTTTAGCTGGTATGTCTTTCTCTAATGCTTTACTTGGTATAGTACATAGTCTAGCTCACAAAACAGGTGCTGAGTTCCACATCACACATGGCAGATGTAATGCTATACTTCTTCCTTATGTTATAGAGTATAATTCAAAAGTTTGTGCTGATAGATTTGCTGATATAGCTAGAATGCTTAAACTTTCTGGAAATACTGATGCAGAACTTACAGCTTCTTTAGTAAATAAAGTTAAAGAATTAAATGTTAAATTAGGCATCAAACAAACTTACAAAGATAACGGCGTTACTGAAGATCATTTCAAACAAAAATGCGATGATATAGCTAAAAATGCTGTTGCTGACCCTTGTACAGGCTCTAACCCAAGAGAGACTGATGTTGCTAATATGAAAAAAGTATTAGAAGCAGCTTATTATGGAAATGCTGTAAACTTTTAA